Proteins from one Malaya genurostris strain Urasoe2022 chromosome 2, Malgen_1.1, whole genome shotgun sequence genomic window:
- the LOC131429909 gene encoding uncharacterized protein LOC131429909, with the protein MQLLKRKAFYFTLFLVLLSMCLDETEARRKILRGRRTINRTYKRGTAIPAWAIVTLAGLANIILGGLAYLVMRKTILQTPIENVNSYTPAMLQDDTQ; encoded by the exons ATGCAGTTACTCAAAAGGAAAGCCTTCTACTTTACACTGTTCTTAG TGTTACTGAGCATGTGCTTAGATGAAACGGAAGCTAGGAGAAAAATTCTTCGTGGCCGTCGGACAATCAACCGCACATACAAAC GTGGTACCGCCATCCCGGCGTGGGCTATCGTTACACTGGCCGGACTAGCAAACATCATTCTAGGCGGACTGGCATATTTGGTGATGCGTAAAACTATTCTACAAActccaattgaaaatgttaactCGTACACACCTGCTATGCTGCAAGATGATACGCAATGA